CAATTCCAGTTTATCTACGAGCTTGAGATCAAGGACCATATATTTTGGCCAGACATCAGGCTGGTCTTTGGAAACAAAATCACCGAGCCGGAAATGTTCAGAAACAAGCAGATTGATATTCTCCTTCGTAACCTCAATGAAACCTGCGGGTTTAGCATAGGCTGCCGAGGGTACATTACCATTTTCAAAAGGCCAGTTGCCCATAATATATTTGCCGATACGACCTTCTTTTTTTATAGAAAACGGCAGGAGAGTGATCGCACGAAGGTTCTCAGTGAGTGTTTTGACTGTTTCGGCTGAGCCTGGCATTTGGAGAACAACACGTAATTTTCCACTTTCCCCCAATAAGCCTGGTCTAAAGCCGGTTGAAGCTGTTTCTTGTATTTGATCCGGCTGGTTTATTTTCCAGCCGCTAAGAGACAGCAAAAAAATAGCTGTGACCAAACAAAAAGCAAATGCAGTTAGTAATTTTTTTTTCATAATATGACTTGGGATATATATTTTACTTTACCAGTATTGAAAAGAAAAGTCAAAATTCATGAAGCGGATTAATAGATGTAAACTGGTGTACCTGTCGGCACGAGAGGATAAAGCCTGGCTATATCTTCATTGCGCAATCGCACGCAACCATGGCTCACAGCCTGACCTATAGATTCCGGCTGGTCGGTTCCATGAATGGCATAACCATCACCCAGTTCCAGGCTATAAGGCCCAAGCACTCCTTTATAGCGGCGCTGTGAAGTGCCCACAGGTGGGACCAGCAAATTCCCATCCAGCACAATATCTTTTTTTGCTGTTGCTTGGAGTATAGATTTTTTTCCGTCTGCAAAAATCCGGACAACCTCAGAACCTTCAATCCTGACAATGGAGCCGTCAGAAAGTTTAAGTGGTTGTCCCAGATAAACCAGCCCCAGCCCTCGTTTGCGAGCTTGTTCTACATAGTGCCAGTCGGGCGGTACCCACACCGGCGCCTCTTCTTTGTCCTGAATTACCAGACGTCCACGCGGCGTTTCAAACTTCCAGATATTTGCTCCTCCAATATTTACCAGCTTTTTTTCACTGCTGGTCGCAACAGGTGCGCTGAATAAAACTGTGCCTTTTTCTTTTAGCCAGAGTTTATGCTCGGCTATGCTGATCACAAGATAAGGTCGGTCATGACGCGGGGCTGTAGTGGTTATAACAGTTTTTAATTGTTGTGCAGAGCTGTCTACTGTCCTGCGAGCGCTTTCATAAACCTCAAGCCGGTCCTGCATGGTCAAATAGGCCAGGTTGCGCCTAAAATAAACCGAAACCAGCATGCCAAACAACAAATAAGATGTTATAAAAAAGATTATTAATAGGATTATTAACCGAATGACCAGATTACGCATTATTAGTAAAAATATACTACCATTCCCGGTAGTAATTCCTTTCGGATAGCCTCAGCATCAGTTGTGGAAATACGAACACTACCCGGTAAGATGTATGAATCGTCAGCAAGCGGGCCCGAGGCAGGTCTGGTATAAATAATTGTACCGCTATCGAGGAAAATCGCCAAAGGGCCAAGCGCTCCCGTAATTGAGTTGCCGGATAAAGGCTTAAGACCACGTTGCTTATAAACCCAATCAGGTACGATCCATGGAAAGCTGCCATCCACCACCTTGATAACAAGACGCTTGCCGAGTGGAGTAGTGAGCCGTACGCGGTCCGGTGATGAACCTATAGTAGAGTCTTTTCCGGTACTTATGCTCATTTCGCGGAGTTGGGCTCCTTCACGCGTCAAGACCATTACGCCTTTCTTGGTATCTATAGCCAGATGAACTGAGTTGTCTTTCCAATCCATTTGTTTTGTGAGCTCAACAGCCAATGCAAGCTGGTTTTTTTCAGCAGAGGCCATAGCCTCGATACGACGTTGTTCAGCAAGCGTCATCAGGGTTTGCATATTTTTCAATTCATAGTGAAAAAAAACAAGGCTCGAAAGCAGCGTGATATTGATTATGATTAGAATAATAATAGCCGTTGCCAGAGACCAGGCAAGGTATGGATAGCTTTTCCTGAATTCAAGCCAGCGAGAGAAAAATGATTTTGTGAGCATCATTGTGCTATTATATCGGTGGGAATCAATTTTTCCAATTAGAAACAGAGATATGGCACGCCAACGGCGCGCCATATCTCTAACAAGTTTTAGTTAGACGCAGCTAAAAACCTTACTTTAATAACCCCATCAACATCAGAGATTTCTTTTAGTGTTTTCTTGCTTAACTCGTTCGCTACGTCAATTATGTTGTAGGCATAGTCACCCTTGCTTTTATTGAGCATTTCCAAAATATTAACACCAGCCTTGGCAAGAATTGAGGATATCTGGCCAACCATGTTGGGAACATTTTTATTCATAATTAATAAACGATAGTTAGAGCTGGAAGGTAATGTTGCGTCAGGATAATTTACAGAATTGGTGATATTCCCTTTTTCCAGAAAGTCTTTTAACTGATTGATCACAATGAATGCGCAATTTACTTCAGCTTCCTTAGTTGATGCTCCCAGATGAGGGATAGCGATAACCTTTTCTACGCCCAGAAGTTCATCATCCGGGAAGTCCGTTACATAACGAGCCACAATGCCTTCCTCAATTGCCTTTAATAAGGCTTCGTTATTTACAATACCACCTCTGGAAAAATTAAGAATGCGTACTCCTTTTTTCATGGCCTTGAATCTGCTTTCATTTAGCAGTCCCTTTGTCCCATCATTAAGCGGTGTATGTAATGTTATGTAGTCACTTTGAGCAAGCAGTTCTTCAATACCTCTGGCCCTGATAACATCCTTTGATAAACCCCAGGCATTTTCTATGGAAATAAACGGGTCCAGGCCTATTACTTTCATACCCAGCGCCTGGGCAGCATTTGCAACCAAAACTCCGATTTTGCCCAAACCTACAACACCTAAAGTCTTTCCCATGATTTCACTTCCAGCGAACTGTCCTTTGTTTTTTTCTACCAAACCGGGCACTTCGTTTCCTTTACCTTTTATAGTCTGTACGTAAGTCATTCCCGGGAAAATATCACGAGAAGATAAGAAAAGTCCGGCCAGTACCAGTTCTTTTACTGCGTTGGCATTTGCTCCGGGAGAATTGAAAACTACAATTCCCTGGTTCGTACATTTTTCCACAGGAATGTTATTAACGCCAGCGCCTGCCCTTCCAACAGCCAATAATGTCTCCGGTAATTTCATCTCATGCATATCGAAACTTCGAAGCAATATAGCATCCGGATTGGCTATCTCCGTACCTATTTCATAATCATCAAGGGAAAGAAGGTTTAGTCCTTCTTTTTCTATTTTATTTAAGGTTAGTACTTTATACATATTAAATCTCCTTTCTATATTTGAGCCGCAATGAACCGTAGCGCCACGGTAACATCCATATTATTAAGAACAATGCTATCAGGTACACTCAGCTGTACAGGAGCAAAGTTCAGGATACCGCGTACACCCCCTTTCACTAATTTATCCGCTATTTCTTGTGCCGCTTCTTTTGGAGCCGTAATAATTCCGATCTCGATTCCACGCTGTTTTACAATTTTTTCCAGTTCATTCACCGCAAACACTTCAACCGAAGTATGAAGCCGTTCTATTTTGTTTATACTATTATCAAATCCGGCGACTATTTCAAAGCCATCATCTTTAAGCGCTTTATGGTCCAGCAAGGCCGTCCCCAACCTTCCAAGACCAACTATGCATGTCTTGTATGAGCGGGATAACCTCAGGCTTGCCCCAATCTGCTTCTTTAGGGACCCAACATTGTAGCCCTTGCGATTATAGCCGGTAATATTCAGCGTGCTTATATCTTTTCTGACACAAGAATCTGTTGTGCCGGCAAGTCTGGCCAGGTCCTTGGAAGAAATATACTCAACATTGGTTTTTTGTAAGGTTTGAAGTGCCGCATAAACCAGGCAGAGCCTTTCAATCGAGTTGTTTGATAACATTAGCGCTCCTTTACGGTGAAAAAATTCACACAAATATACTATACACATATTATCTACAATAACTATCCATGTCAATACCTATATTTCAAAAGGCTTATATTTGTGATAAATTTCACTATAAACAAATTATTGGTTTTTTAAGGGGATACAACGTGTACAATTTTAAACTACCAAAGAAAAGGGATCAATTTATACTTTGTTTCTTCTATATAGCCTTTATATCCATCTAATTCCCGGTCAAGCATTTCATCTTCAAGAGCTGTTCTCAAGACAAGCAGGGAAATTGCAATAGCAGCAGGGATGAAGCTGTAAATTGAGCTGAAAATCAACGGAAACCCTGCCCAGGAAATAATCATACCAAGATA
This genomic window from Candidatus Margulisiibacteriota bacterium contains:
- a CDS encoding DUF882 domain-containing protein; this encodes MKKKLLTAFAFCLVTAIFLLSLSGWKINQPDQIQETASTGFRPGLLGESGKLRVVLQMPGSAETVKTLTENLRAITLLPFSIKKEGRIGKYIMGNWPFENGNVPSAAYAKPAGFIEVTKENINLLVSEHFRLGDFVSKDQPDVWPKYMVLDLKLVDKLELIIAELKREGYEIRHLAVLCGFRSPYCNSNFGDPRGRGKLSRHMYGDAIDIYVDNNLRGWSDDLNHDGKVDIHDSEILAAAIERVEARYRELAGGIGIYPGNGAHGPFVHVDVRGQTARWRG
- a CDS encoding L,D-transpeptidase, encoding MRNLVIRLIILLIIFFITSYLLFGMLVSVYFRRNLAYLTMQDRLEVYESARRTVDSSAQQLKTVITTTAPRHDRPYLVISIAEHKLWLKEKGTVLFSAPVATSSEKKLVNIGGANIWKFETPRGRLVIQDKEEAPVWVPPDWHYVEQARKRGLGLVYLGQPLKLSDGSIVRIEGSEVVRIFADGKKSILQATAKKDIVLDGNLLVPPVGTSQRRYKGVLGPYSLELGDGYAIHGTDQPESIGQAVSHGCVRLRNEDIARLYPLVPTGTPVYIY
- a CDS encoding L,D-transpeptidase; this encodes MMLTKSFFSRWLEFRKSYPYLAWSLATAIIILIIINITLLSSLVFFHYELKNMQTLMTLAEQRRIEAMASAEKNQLALAVELTKQMDWKDNSVHLAIDTKKGVMVLTREGAQLREMSISTGKDSTIGSSPDRVRLTTPLGKRLVIKVVDGSFPWIVPDWVYKQRGLKPLSGNSITGALGPLAIFLDSGTIIYTRPASGPLADDSYILPGSVRISTTDAEAIRKELLPGMVVYFY
- a CDS encoding phosphoglycerate dehydrogenase translates to MYKVLTLNKIEKEGLNLLSLDDYEIGTEIANPDAILLRSFDMHEMKLPETLLAVGRAGAGVNNIPVEKCTNQGIVVFNSPGANANAVKELVLAGLFLSSRDIFPGMTYVQTIKGKGNEVPGLVEKNKGQFAGSEIMGKTLGVVGLGKIGVLVANAAQALGMKVIGLDPFISIENAWGLSKDVIRARGIEELLAQSDYITLHTPLNDGTKGLLNESRFKAMKKGVRILNFSRGGIVNNEALLKAIEEGIVARYVTDFPDDELLGVEKVIAIPHLGASTKEAEVNCAFIVINQLKDFLEKGNITNSVNYPDATLPSSSNYRLLIMNKNVPNMVGQISSILAKAGVNILEMLNKSKGDYAYNIIDVANELSKKTLKEISDVDGVIKVRFLAASN
- a CDS encoding redox-sensing transcriptional repressor Rex, with amino-acid sequence MLSNNSIERLCLVYAALQTLQKTNVEYISSKDLARLAGTTDSCVRKDISTLNITGYNRKGYNVGSLKKQIGASLRLSRSYKTCIVGLGRLGTALLDHKALKDDGFEIVAGFDNSINKIERLHTSVEVFAVNELEKIVKQRGIEIGIITAPKEAAQEIADKLVKGGVRGILNFAPVQLSVPDSIVLNNMDVTVALRFIAAQI